A section of the Paenibacillus odorifer genome encodes:
- a CDS encoding GH32 C-terminal domain-containing protein encodes MKNKGKLVLSFLMATGFVMTSAGIYVANPGTGWAAPADQEVSKQAKEGLSIFESVTKTNTNLTGWQIKGKGKLADTVEGILLTSDPQENVMAISETVSEDFIYEADVMIKDMQVDATLLFRSNEDGWGSYMLQIVPNAGMIRLRDASDGEGKLKEERKVTVKAGEIYHLKVKAEGSSLKVYWDNEYKSVIEVQDHAYRTGKLGLNVWNGSVLFQNIIVSDLKGNLGAVVTNKGQWQPNINGKKGMAVNQMKSQQIYNKQAADFVYEGNISLRPDSVAALAFRSSADGTKGYEASLTKEGNQVRVSLTKANGATIASSQQTYPSQTGAKHHVEIKAKGNRIQVFLDGYTPAAIDLTDKTYTDGYAGIVVKQGTAYFQDTYVTDASSYYNEKYRPQYHYTPIRGSASDPNGLVYFDGEYHLFHQDGGTWAHSVSKDMLNWKRLPIALPWNDHGHVWSGSAVADLTNASGLFGDSGGKGLIAYYTSYNPDGPNGNQRIGLAYSKDQGRTWEYSKTRPMVIGNPGDNGGQPGGWDFRDPKVIRDNDNNRWVMVVSGGDHIRFFTSTNLLDWTLTDSWGYGEYVRGGVWECPDLLQLSVDGTSQKKWVLMISTGANSKTGGSDAEYFVGHLTAEGKFVNDNPAGKVLRTDFGKEFYASMSFSNMPDHRSVMMAWMTNWDYPFAFPTTHWKGVLSIPREVSLVTTKDGIQLAQSPIKELESLRNQLYSTANKEVSPSSQNLLKGVTSGAYEIEAEVEIPAGSQVSEFGFNVRVGGSQQTVVGYKPSEGRIFVDRSASGLTDFSNLFSTRHEAAMQTENKRVKLRILVDESSVEVFGNNGKVVFSDVIFPDPASRALSFYTKGGNVKVVSLKVNQLGSVWNQETGSATKIMMDTSDRELSKGQSDILLAMVENGTGNGAQPLKWNSSNKDVVELNVVDKSQATLVAKKEGESIITVSTPNGKTSASLLVKVSGGEFHTNLSGWTKDLSAASWVIGENGIRGNYLSDANYIAEKQAGDFTYEADMMLGKSGGAGSMLFRASEDGRSGYYLNLDPNMKSIRLFYKIDGRIEERQILAKVPTFIQPGQTYKVKIEAKGPHIVVYVDGQKVIDLQDGTFAEGRFGLHVFGGNASYQNVNVSGETPANLTTSSLVNAELQKSLYTANLANGEAVTLKDANDSTDQKWVFVPTGDDAGSYSIRTTAGQALDLDTGQNKIQLYPYLGYNNQRWIFHKNDDGTVSIISAHHKKALEVSADGTTLSLSELDPTLDRQKWVITN; translated from the coding sequence GTGTCAGAGGATTTTATCTATGAAGCTGATGTCATGATCAAGGATATGCAAGTGGACGCGACCTTATTGTTCCGTTCTAATGAAGATGGCTGGGGTTCCTACATGCTCCAAATTGTTCCGAATGCAGGTATGATCCGCTTACGAGACGCAAGTGATGGTGAAGGGAAATTAAAAGAGGAGCGGAAGGTTACTGTTAAGGCAGGAGAGATCTATCATCTCAAGGTAAAAGCAGAGGGTTCATCACTGAAAGTATATTGGGACAACGAATATAAATCTGTGATTGAGGTTCAGGATCATGCGTATCGTACTGGTAAGCTAGGGCTCAATGTATGGAATGGTTCTGTTTTGTTCCAAAATATTATCGTAAGCGACCTGAAAGGAAATCTGGGTGCTGTGGTTACAAATAAAGGACAATGGCAGCCTAATATCAACGGCAAAAAAGGAATGGCAGTAAACCAGATGAAGTCACAGCAAATTTATAATAAACAAGCTGCTGATTTTGTATATGAAGGAAATATATCTCTTCGTCCTGATTCTGTTGCAGCGCTCGCATTTCGTTCATCGGCTGATGGAACAAAGGGATATGAAGCATCCCTGACAAAGGAAGGAAATCAGGTTCGTGTAAGTTTGACGAAAGCTAACGGAGCAACAATTGCAAGTTCACAGCAAACCTATCCAAGTCAGACCGGAGCAAAACATCATGTAGAGATAAAGGCGAAGGGAAACAGAATTCAGGTCTTCCTAGACGGATACACCCCGGCTGCGATCGATCTAACAGATAAAACCTATACCGATGGATATGCAGGAATCGTCGTTAAACAGGGAACGGCTTACTTCCAGGATACCTATGTGACGGATGCCAGCAGTTATTATAATGAAAAATATCGTCCTCAATACCACTATACGCCAATTCGTGGTTCTGCCAGTGATCCTAACGGACTTGTCTACTTCGATGGAGAATATCATCTATTCCATCAGGACGGAGGCACATGGGCACATTCTGTCAGTAAAGATATGCTGAACTGGAAGCGCCTTCCGATTGCGCTGCCGTGGAATGATCATGGGCATGTCTGGTCTGGATCAGCTGTGGCAGATTTGACGAATGCATCAGGTTTGTTCGGGGATTCAGGAGGCAAGGGGCTGATTGCCTACTACACTTCCTATAATCCCGATGGCCCGAATGGGAATCAGCGTATCGGTCTTGCATACAGCAAGGACCAAGGTCGTACTTGGGAATATTCCAAGACGCGTCCTATGGTTATCGGAAATCCAGGCGATAATGGAGGGCAGCCCGGAGGTTGGGATTTCCGTGATCCGAAAGTGATTCGTGATAACGACAATAACAGATGGGTAATGGTTGTATCCGGTGGAGATCATATTCGTTTCTTTACTTCAACAAATCTACTTGATTGGACCCTAACAGATAGCTGGGGATACGGGGAATATGTTCGCGGCGGTGTATGGGAATGTCCGGATTTGCTTCAGCTTTCGGTAGACGGAACATCACAGAAAAAATGGGTTCTGATGATTAGTACAGGAGCGAATTCAAAAACAGGCGGATCAGATGCTGAATATTTTGTGGGTCATTTAACAGCGGAAGGTAAATTCGTTAATGATAATCCAGCAGGGAAAGTTTTGCGAACAGATTTTGGAAAAGAATTCTACGCTTCAATGTCTTTTTCGAACATGCCAGATCATCGCAGCGTAATGATGGCGTGGATGACAAACTGGGACTATCCGTTTGCTTTTCCAACAACCCATTGGAAAGGCGTACTGTCAATCCCAAGAGAAGTCTCATTAGTAACGACAAAAGATGGGATTCAGCTCGCTCAAAGTCCGATCAAGGAGTTGGAATCGCTGCGTAATCAGCTGTATTCTACTGCTAACAAAGAGGTGAGTCCTTCTTCTCAGAATCTATTGAAAGGGGTTACCTCTGGTGCATACGAAATTGAAGCTGAAGTAGAAATTCCAGCAGGTAGTCAGGTTAGTGAATTTGGCTTTAACGTTCGTGTAGGGGGAAGTCAGCAAACGGTTGTTGGATATAAACCTAGTGAGGGTCGGATTTTCGTGGATCGGTCTGCATCTGGTTTGACGGATTTTTCGAATCTATTTAGTACAAGACATGAAGCGGCAATGCAAACGGAGAACAAGCGAGTTAAGCTGCGTATCCTTGTAGATGAGTCTTCTGTTGAGGTTTTTGGCAACAACGGTAAAGTTGTTTTCTCTGACGTCATTTTTCCGGATCCAGCCAGCAGAGCTTTGAGTTTTTACACCAAAGGAGGCAACGTAAAAGTCGTATCTCTGAAGGTGAATCAGTTAGGCTCTGTATGGAATCAGGAGACGGGCTCAGCTACCAAGATAATGATGGATACAAGTGATCGCGAACTGAGCAAGGGGCAAAGCGACATACTTTTGGCGATGGTAGAGAATGGTACCGGTAATGGGGCACAGCCGCTTAAATGGAATTCCAGTAACAAGGATGTAGTTGAACTAAACGTGGTGGATAAATCCCAGGCAACCCTTGTAGCTAAAAAAGAAGGCGAGTCTATCATTACCGTCTCTACTCCAAATGGGAAGACATCAGCTAGCTTATTAGTTAAGGTATCTGGGGGTGAATTTCATACGAACTTAAGCGGGTGGACTAAAGATCTATCTGCAGCCTCCTGGGTCATTGGTGAAAATGGGATTCGTGGAAATTACTTGAGTGACGCGAATTATATCGCAGAGAAGCAGGCAGGAGATTTTACTTATGAAGCAGATATGATGTTAGGGAAATCCGGAGGAGCAGGCTCTATGTTGTTCCGTGCCAGCGAAGATGGACGCAGCGGATACTACTTAAATCTGGATCCGAATATGAAGTCCATCCGTCTGTTTTATAAAATCGACGGCCGTATTGAAGAGCGTCAGATTCTAGCAAAAGTTCCGACGTTCATTCAGCCGGGTCAAACCTACAAAGTGAAAATCGAAGCGAAGGGCCCGCATATCGTGGTTTATGTGGATGGGCAGAAAGTCATCGACCTCCAGGACGGCACATTTGCCGAAGGCCGCTTTGGACTACATGTATTTGGCGGAAATGCTTCATATCAAAACGTTAACGTGAGCGGAGAAACACCTGCCAATTTAACCACTTCCAGTCTAGTAAATGCAGAACTACAGAAATCCCTTTATACAGCAAATCTCGCAAATGGTGAAGCTGTTACACTGAAGGATGCAAATGATTCTACGGATCAGAAGTGGGTATTCGTGCCGACGGGGGACGATGCAGGTTCTTATTCTATTCGTACAACAGCCGGTCAGGCGCTTGATCTCGACACAGGGCAAAATAAAATCCAGTTATACCCTTATCTTGGATATAACAATCAGCGTTGGATTTTTCACAAGAATGATGATGGTACCGTAAGTATTATTTCTGCTCATCATAAGAAAGCGCTGGAAGTATCGGCGGATGGGACGACACTGTCTCTAAGCGAGCTTGATCCTACTCTTGATCGACAAAAATGGGTAATTACCAATTAA
- a CDS encoding LacI family DNA-binding transcriptional regulator — MNIHDVAKKSGLSVVTVSRVLNNLPSVREANRQKVLKAMEELNYQPNSAARSLVRGKTGVIGMSITNFNDSFYDRVIRVVNRKLAAQGYFLALSIAENEDEGDNFLFQKDRVDGIILLSPLEEKAYVEELKRKNIPFVLLDNQFQHEDVPSVVVDNYQGGYEATKHLIDLGHTQIAYIGGPSVFLSVAERKRGYVQALEDAGLTPFGTEYCSFTVSGGYEVAKRWIREDKLPTAFFSGDDFIALGMVQALREEGIRVPHDISIVGFDDQQFVGEFYPRLTTVRQPEAQMGNIGVDLLLKMINGEVMPPAVTKLAPQLLIRESTASVRLP; from the coding sequence ATGAATATACATGATGTAGCCAAAAAGTCGGGACTCTCTGTAGTGACCGTATCCAGGGTGCTTAACAATTTACCCTCTGTACGGGAAGCTAATAGACAGAAAGTGCTGAAAGCTATGGAGGAATTGAATTATCAGCCCAATTCAGCAGCGCGGAGTCTTGTGAGGGGCAAAACGGGAGTCATCGGGATGTCGATTACCAACTTTAACGACTCTTTCTATGACCGGGTTATTCGCGTGGTGAACCGGAAGCTGGCAGCGCAAGGGTATTTTTTAGCCCTATCGATCGCCGAGAATGAGGATGAGGGCGACAATTTCCTGTTTCAGAAGGATCGCGTTGACGGAATTATCCTGTTGTCCCCACTTGAAGAAAAGGCATATGTAGAGGAACTGAAAAGAAAAAACATTCCGTTTGTATTGCTGGATAACCAGTTTCAGCATGAGGATGTGCCTAGCGTCGTGGTCGATAACTATCAAGGCGGGTATGAGGCTACAAAGCACTTGATCGATCTTGGGCACACTCAAATTGCCTATATTGGCGGCCCTTCGGTATTTCTAAGTGTAGCGGAGCGTAAGCGAGGTTATGTCCAAGCGCTCGAGGATGCCGGGTTAACGCCATTCGGAACGGAATACTGCAGCTTTACAGTAAGCGGCGGCTATGAGGTGGCCAAGAGATGGATCCGCGAAGATAAGCTGCCGACAGCTTTTTTTTCCGGGGATGACTTTATTGCTCTTGGAATGGTTCAGGCGCTCCGGGAAGAGGGAATTCGAGTACCCCACGATATCTCAATTGTTGGATTTGATGATCAGCAGTTCGTAGGTGAATTTTACCCGCGGTTGACGACTGTCAGACAACCTGAGGCACAAATGGGCAATATAGGCGTTGATTTACTACTAAAAATGATCAATGGGGAGGTGATGCCGCCCGCTGTAACGAAGCTCGCTCCGCAGCTACTCATTCGTGAATCCACCGCATCTGTTAGATTACCTTGA
- a CDS encoding N-acetylglucosamine kinase, with the protein MKYFLGVDAGGSKTHAMIADEQGKVIGVGKGGIGNHQINREQAVNSLQQALSEAIMASGLTKDQLDYSWFGLAGADREADFRILRPIISSFDLPQTEISCDTWIALRSGTEKNYGIVLICGSGVNCSGKNPLGATYQCGGFGYRFGDYGGGYDLSIEVFRSVLRADEGREKETVLTERLTQLLGYSNVSELREDYLDHFRDLPPHIAELLFQAAEEGDQVATELLVKQGDELGLAAVSAIRRLGMEEDFFDIVLAGSLLTKGDRSGIIRRAIERRVKLSAPNGTLRILTREPVVGSVVLAMESSGMRVDQKVLDNLSQGKVPNTIG; encoded by the coding sequence GTGAAGTATTTTTTGGGAGTTGATGCAGGAGGCAGTAAAACCCACGCAATGATTGCAGATGAACAAGGGAAGGTCATCGGAGTTGGCAAGGGTGGGATCGGAAATCATCAAATAAACCGTGAGCAGGCGGTGAACAGTTTGCAGCAGGCCCTATCGGAAGCAATTATGGCGTCAGGGCTGACCAAGGATCAGCTGGATTACTCCTGGTTCGGCTTAGCGGGAGCGGACAGAGAGGCTGATTTCCGGATTTTGCGACCGATCATCAGCAGCTTTGATCTTCCCCAAACTGAGATTTCCTGCGATACATGGATAGCCTTGCGGTCAGGTACAGAGAAGAACTACGGGATCGTGCTGATTTGCGGATCGGGCGTGAACTGTAGTGGTAAAAATCCGTTGGGTGCTACATACCAATGTGGTGGATTCGGCTACCGGTTCGGGGATTATGGCGGTGGCTATGATTTAAGTATTGAGGTATTCCGTAGCGTCCTTCGGGCGGATGAGGGAAGAGAGAAGGAGACGGTCCTAACCGAACGCTTAACGCAATTGTTGGGCTATTCCAATGTGTCGGAATTAAGAGAGGATTACCTGGATCATTTCAGAGACCTGCCTCCCCATATTGCTGAACTATTATTTCAAGCGGCAGAGGAAGGGGACCAGGTTGCCACCGAGCTGCTGGTCAAGCAAGGGGATGAGCTGGGTTTGGCCGCGGTATCGGCCATCCGTCGCTTGGGCATGGAGGAGGACTTCTTCGACATCGTACTTGCAGGCAGCCTGCTGACAAAGGGAGACCGCTCAGGCATCATCCGGCGGGCCATTGAGAGAAGAGTGAAGTTGTCGGCTCCGAATGGCACTTTAAGGATTTTGACCCGGGAGCCGGTTGTAGGATCGGTCGTTCTGGCTATGGAAAGCAGCGGTATGCGTGTAGATCAGAAGGTTCTAGATAATCTATCACAGGGGAAAGTACCGAACACAATAGGCTAG
- a CDS encoding 6-phospho-beta-glucosidase: MEETLKLVVIGAGSSYTPELIEGIILHHQELPIREVWLVDIEEGREKLHTIAELSKRMIAESGLPITVVQTLERREAIAGADFVCTQIRVGMLEARKWDELIPLQYNVIGQETTGPGGMMKGLRTIPVILDICKDIEELAPDAWLLNFTNPAGMVTEAVHKYSSVKSVGLCNSPIGFQKWLSEFFGLPMEKIYAEFVGINHLHWVSDIVIDGKSKLQELIDYPQSYKASNVPFDSWDYRFLNALKAIPSYYLSYYYMTDAMLAEQKEAAATTGSRAEVVKKVEEELFELYRNVELKEKPKQLEQRGGAYYSEAAVLLMRSIYNDSRDIQTLNVRNNGIIDFLPDDASIEVNCMVTKQGPLPIPLRIIPQPVKGLLAAVKQYESLTIEAAVHGDRDIALQAMVHHPLVPSVTVAEQLLDEMLEKNKSLLPLFH, encoded by the coding sequence ATGGAGGAAACATTGAAGCTGGTTGTCATCGGAGCGGGATCATCGTATACGCCTGAGCTTATTGAAGGCATCATCCTGCATCACCAAGAGCTTCCCATCCGCGAAGTATGGCTGGTGGATATTGAGGAGGGAAGGGAGAAGCTGCATACGATTGCAGAACTGAGCAAACGCATGATCGCTGAGTCCGGACTGCCGATTACCGTGGTCCAGACGTTGGAACGCAGGGAAGCCATTGCCGGAGCGGACTTTGTATGCACGCAAATCCGGGTAGGCATGCTGGAAGCGCGCAAATGGGACGAATTAATTCCGCTTCAATACAATGTCATCGGCCAGGAGACGACAGGTCCCGGAGGGATGATGAAAGGCCTACGGACCATCCCGGTCATTCTGGATATTTGCAAAGACATTGAGGAGCTGGCTCCGGATGCCTGGTTGCTGAATTTTACGAATCCGGCCGGTATGGTGACTGAAGCTGTTCACAAATACTCATCGGTAAAAAGCGTAGGATTGTGCAACTCACCGATCGGTTTTCAAAAGTGGCTCTCCGAGTTCTTCGGACTTCCTATGGAGAAGATCTACGCGGAGTTTGTCGGCATCAACCATCTGCACTGGGTATCCGATATCGTGATTGACGGTAAAAGCAAGCTGCAGGAGCTCATTGATTACCCGCAGAGCTACAAGGCGAGCAATGTGCCGTTTGATTCCTGGGACTACCGGTTTCTGAATGCTTTGAAAGCGATTCCCTCTTATTACCTGAGCTATTACTATATGACGGACGCGATGCTTGCGGAACAGAAGGAAGCAGCAGCAACGACTGGATCGCGCGCTGAGGTAGTGAAGAAGGTGGAGGAAGAGCTGTTTGAACTGTACCGGAACGTAGAGCTGAAGGAAAAGCCCAAGCAGTTGGAACAGCGCGGCGGAGCCTACTACTCGGAGGCGGCAGTGCTGCTGATGCGCTCCATTTATAATGATTCCCGCGATATCCAGACGTTGAATGTAAGGAATAACGGAATTATTGACTTCTTGCCGGACGATGCCTCCATTGAGGTGAATTGTATGGTCACCAAGCAAGGTCCGCTGCCGATTCCGCTGCGCATAATTCCTCAGCCCGTAAAAGGCTTGCTGGCTGCAGTCAAACAATACGAGAGCCTCACCATCGAAGCGGCTGTGCACGGAGACCGGGATATAGCCCTGCAGGCTATGGTTCATCATCCGCTCGTGCCTTCGGTCACCGTAGCTGAACAACTGCTGGATGAAATGCTGGAGAAGAACAAATCGTTGTTGCCGTTGTTTCACTAG
- a CDS encoding ABC transporter permease — MNTAEKPRRWKKFISQLDLQSMVWPGIIFVFIFSYIPMYGVVMAFQQYDIFGGIMKSPWVGFMHFRMFFEAPEFWNVMRNTLVISLLKLIISFPAPILLALMLNEIGNMGFKRIIQTVSYLPYFLSWVIVSGFVFSLLSVDNGTVNYVLERFNLVGEPVNFLALPKYFWSILVSVNVWKEVGFGSIVYLAAIAGIDPTLYEAASIDGASRFKQIHLITLPSITPIIIIFMILAIGSLLSAGFEDILLLATNPILRPYSDVIDTYVYRVGILNARFSYATAVGLFKAVISVILLVTANKIARRADVSLW, encoded by the coding sequence ATGAACACGGCCGAGAAACCGCGTAGATGGAAGAAATTTATCAGTCAATTGGATTTGCAGTCCATGGTTTGGCCGGGAATTATCTTTGTATTCATTTTTAGCTACATTCCGATGTATGGCGTGGTTATGGCATTCCAGCAATACGATATTTTTGGCGGCATTATGAAGAGCCCCTGGGTTGGATTTATGCATTTCAGAATGTTCTTCGAGGCGCCGGAGTTCTGGAATGTGATGCGAAATACCCTTGTGATCAGCTTGCTTAAATTGATTATCTCTTTTCCTGCCCCGATTCTTCTTGCGCTGATGCTGAATGAAATCGGGAATATGGGCTTTAAACGTATTATCCAGACCGTCAGTTATTTACCTTATTTCCTGTCCTGGGTTATAGTATCCGGTTTTGTATTTTCGCTGTTATCCGTTGACAACGGGACGGTGAACTATGTGCTGGAGCGATTCAATCTGGTAGGGGAACCAGTTAACTTCCTGGCGTTACCCAAATACTTCTGGTCGATTCTAGTAAGCGTAAATGTGTGGAAAGAGGTCGGATTCGGGAGCATTGTCTACCTGGCCGCGATTGCAGGCATTGATCCAACCCTATATGAGGCCGCTTCTATAGATGGAGCAAGCCGGTTTAAGCAAATTCACTTGATTACACTCCCCAGCATTACCCCCATTATCATCATCTTTATGATTCTTGCCATCGGCAGTCTGCTCAGTGCGGGCTTCGAGGACATTTTGCTGCTGGCAACCAATCCAATTCTGCGACCCTACTCCGATGTTATCGACACCTATGTGTACCGTGTTGGGATTTTAAATGCCAGATTCTCTTATGCGACAGCGGTAGGGCTATTCAAGGCGGTGATCAGTGTCATTCTGCTAGTGACGGCCAACAAAATCGCTCGCCGGGCAGATGTTAGTCTCTGGTAG